In Nonomuraea sp. NBC_00507, the following are encoded in one genomic region:
- a CDS encoding trypsin-like serine peptidase encodes MHRRVALLSTLVLATGSAVLLPATAAQANVHLRPKPAQHAAADSASEQRQVLGYWTEQKMESAEPLAAPGPKKGMKLATAAEGAPWSAAPTNASGGGQVLQAARSGGEPWTGGGAVVKTTGRIFFTTQGRNASCSGSAVTSANKSVVITAGHCVKLNGAFHTNWVFVPGYDKGSRPFGTWAATKLLTTQQWNAREDINFDLAAAVVAPLDGKTLVDVVGGQGVAFNQQRRQQMYAFGYPAAAPYDGSKLVYCSGRTFDDFLMSDDLGLTCNMTGGSSGGPWMQSFNESTGLGTVNSVNSFKYNFATNWMFGPYFGNEAQAVYQAAQTTGAL; translated from the coding sequence ATGCACCGCAGAGTCGCCCTGCTTTCCACCCTCGTCCTCGCCACGGGAAGCGCCGTTTTGCTCCCCGCGACAGCGGCCCAGGCCAACGTCCATCTGCGGCCCAAGCCCGCCCAGCACGCGGCCGCGGACTCGGCGTCCGAGCAGCGGCAGGTCCTCGGGTACTGGACCGAGCAGAAAATGGAGTCGGCCGAGCCGCTGGCCGCCCCGGGTCCCAAGAAGGGCATGAAGCTCGCCACGGCGGCCGAGGGCGCCCCGTGGTCGGCGGCGCCCACCAACGCGTCCGGAGGTGGCCAGGTGTTGCAGGCGGCCAGGAGCGGCGGTGAGCCGTGGACCGGTGGCGGCGCGGTGGTGAAGACCACCGGGCGGATCTTCTTCACCACGCAGGGCCGCAACGCCTCGTGCTCGGGGTCGGCGGTGACCAGCGCCAACAAGAGCGTGGTCATCACCGCGGGCCACTGCGTGAAGCTGAACGGCGCCTTCCACACGAACTGGGTGTTCGTGCCGGGCTACGACAAGGGCAGCCGCCCCTTCGGCACCTGGGCCGCCACGAAGTTGCTGACCACGCAGCAATGGAACGCCAGGGAGGACATCAACTTCGACCTGGCCGCCGCCGTGGTGGCGCCGCTCGACGGCAAGACGCTGGTCGACGTCGTGGGCGGCCAGGGGGTGGCGTTCAACCAGCAAAGACGGCAGCAGATGTACGCCTTCGGCTACCCGGCCGCGGCCCCGTACGACGGTTCGAAGCTCGTCTACTGCAGCGGCCGCACCTTCGACGACTTCCTGATGTCCGACGATCTCGGGCTGACCTGTAACATGACCGGCGGTTCGAGCGGCGGTCCATGGATGCAGAGTTTCAACGAGTCCACCGGGCTCGGCACCGTCAATTCGGTCAACAGCTTCAAATACAACTTCGCCACCAACTGGATGTTCGGCCCCTATTTCGGGAATGAGGCCCAGGCGGTCTACCAAGCGGCGCAAACTACTGGCGCACTCTGA
- a CDS encoding trypsin-like serine peptidase encodes MTLSTPLLVAAPLLAGLMGPALLGAAPAPRQDDGLVTTPVPTLERTRVVEHVAARTAAEQQRVLAYWTPQRMAQALPIDLLGLVTDGRRLLRGLPGGAALTRTTRHLIGAPAFPRAVASKLPMPSHQLGHQVDRQLSRQPAARPEANTIGARWITGGAVTRTTGRVFMTVGGADFVCSASTVTSANRDVVVTAGHCVKDGVGQWAANWTFVPGYGAGGEHPYGRYAARRMFVAERWSRAADDNYDVAMVALATSGGTHVADAVGTQEIAFNAPRGGQAFGFGYPADPPYNGGQLVYCAGRLRDDPHGQTRDQGLGCDMTAGSSGGPWMTGFDADTGKGTITSLSSFKYSDDPRTMYGPYLGEAAKTLFDTAQRA; translated from the coding sequence ATGACCCTGAGCACCCCCCTGCTGGTGGCCGCCCCGCTCCTGGCGGGGCTGATGGGACCCGCGCTCCTCGGCGCGGCTCCCGCCCCACGGCAGGACGACGGCCTTGTGACCACGCCCGTCCCCACCCTTGAGCGCACCCGGGTAGTCGAGCACGTCGCCGCCCGCACCGCCGCCGAACAGCAGCGCGTGCTCGCCTACTGGACGCCGCAGCGCATGGCCCAAGCGCTGCCGATCGACCTGCTCGGCCTCGTGACGGACGGCCGGCGCCTGCTGCGCGGGCTGCCCGGCGGGGCGGCCCTGACCAGGACCACGCGGCACCTGATCGGCGCCCCGGCCTTCCCGCGGGCGGTCGCCTCCAAGCTGCCCATGCCGAGCCATCAACTGGGCCATCAAGTGGACCGTCAGCTGAGCCGTCAACCGGCGGCCAGGCCGGAGGCGAACACGATCGGCGCACGCTGGATCACCGGCGGCGCCGTGACCAGGACCACGGGGCGGGTGTTCATGACGGTGGGCGGCGCCGACTTCGTCTGCTCGGCCAGCACGGTCACGAGCGCCAACAGGGACGTCGTGGTCACCGCCGGCCACTGCGTCAAGGACGGCGTCGGCCAGTGGGCCGCGAACTGGACGTTCGTTCCCGGCTACGGGGCCGGTGGCGAGCACCCGTACGGCCGCTACGCCGCCCGCCGCATGTTCGTCGCCGAGCGGTGGTCGCGCGCGGCGGACGACAACTACGACGTCGCCATGGTGGCACTGGCCACGTCCGGCGGCACGCACGTGGCCGACGCGGTGGGCACGCAGGAGATCGCGTTCAACGCGCCGCGCGGCGGCCAGGCGTTCGGCTTCGGCTACCCCGCCGACCCTCCGTACAACGGCGGCCAGCTGGTCTACTGCGCCGGCCGCCTGCGGGACGACCCGCATGGCCAGACCCGCGACCAGGGCCTCGGCTGCGACATGACGGCGGGCTCGAGCGGCGGGCCCTGGATGACCGGATTCGACGCCGACACCGGCAAGGGCACGATCACGTCGCTGAGCAGCTTCAAGTACAGCGACGACCCGCGCACCATGTACGGGCCTTACCTGGGCGAGGCCGCCAAGACCCTCTTCGACACGGCACAACGCGCATAA
- a CDS encoding aldehyde dehydrogenase family protein: MDVRTFWLAGRPATGDTELTVTNSHDGRVVGRHSVPTDAQVEEAVAAAHAVARQAAALPVHVRAEALAHVSRRIAERAEEIAQLITAENGKPILWARGETSRAVATFRFAAEEARRWSGGVQRLDTEPAATGRLAYVSRVPYGPVLAITPFNFPLNLVAHKVAPAIAVGAPVVIKPAPATPLSALLLGEILAETDLPPGMFSVLPIENERASALVQDPRLPVVSFTGSAPVGYAIADQIPRKHVTLELGGNAAAVVLADADLDWAAQRIALYSNYQAGQSCIAVQRVIVEQPVYDAFVDRLIPAVTGLVTGDPADEKTQVGPLVSEHAAERVEQWVQEAVAAGAKVLAGGTREGAVIAPTVLTDVPDDAKVVCEEVFGPVMILQPAASVNEAYAMVNDSKYGLQAGVFTRSLDAAFQANRELEVGGVIIGDVPSYRADQMPYGGVKDSGIGREGLHSAMEDLTYEKVMVLTGLTL, translated from the coding sequence ATGGACGTGCGTACCTTCTGGCTGGCCGGCCGCCCCGCGACCGGGGACACCGAGCTCACTGTGACCAACTCCCACGACGGCCGGGTGGTCGGCAGGCATTCCGTGCCAACTGACGCCCAGGTGGAGGAGGCCGTCGCGGCCGCCCACGCGGTGGCGCGGCAGGCCGCCGCCCTGCCCGTCCACGTACGCGCCGAGGCCCTGGCCCACGTCTCCCGCAGGATCGCGGAGCGGGCCGAGGAGATCGCCCAGCTCATCACGGCCGAGAACGGCAAACCGATCTTGTGGGCGCGCGGCGAGACCAGCCGTGCGGTCGCCACGTTCCGCTTCGCCGCCGAGGAGGCTCGCCGCTGGTCGGGCGGCGTGCAGCGGCTCGACACCGAGCCGGCCGCGACCGGCCGCCTGGCGTACGTGTCGCGTGTGCCGTACGGGCCCGTGCTGGCAATCACCCCGTTCAACTTCCCGCTGAACCTGGTCGCTCACAAGGTCGCCCCGGCCATCGCCGTCGGCGCGCCGGTTGTCATCAAGCCCGCCCCCGCCACGCCGCTGTCGGCGCTGCTGCTCGGCGAGATCCTGGCCGAGACCGACCTGCCCCCCGGGATGTTCTCGGTGCTGCCCATCGAGAACGAGCGTGCCTCCGCGCTGGTCCAGGATCCCCGCCTCCCCGTGGTGTCGTTCACCGGCTCCGCGCCCGTCGGCTACGCCATCGCCGATCAGATCCCGCGCAAGCACGTGACCTTGGAACTGGGCGGCAACGCGGCCGCCGTCGTCCTGGCCGACGCCGACCTGGACTGGGCCGCCCAGCGCATCGCTCTTTACTCCAACTACCAGGCGGGCCAGAGCTGCATCGCCGTGCAGCGCGTGATCGTCGAACAGCCGGTCTACGACGCCTTCGTCGACCGCCTCATCCCCGCCGTGACCGGCCTCGTCACCGGCGATCCCGCGGACGAGAAGACCCAGGTGGGCCCGCTGGTCTCGGAGCACGCCGCGGAGCGGGTCGAGCAGTGGGTCCAGGAGGCCGTCGCGGCCGGGGCCAAGGTCCTGGCGGGCGGCACCCGGGAAGGCGCCGTGATCGCGCCGACGGTCCTGACCGACGTGCCGGACGACGCGAAGGTGGTCTGCGAGGAGGTCTTCGGCCCGGTCATGATCCTCCAGCCCGCCGCCTCGGTCAACGAGGCGTACGCGATGGTCAACGACTCCAAGTACGGCCTGCAGGCCGGGGTGTTCACCCGGTCTCTGGACGCCGCGTTCCAGGCGAACCGGGAACTGGAGGTGGGCGGCGTCATCATCGGCGACGTGCCGTCGTACCGGGCCGACCAGATGCCGTACGGCGGGGTGAAGGACTCGGGCATCGGCCGCGAGGGCCTGCACTCGGCCATGGAGGACCTGACGTACGAGAAGGTCATGGTCCTGACCGGCCTGACGCTGTGA
- a CDS encoding TetR/AcrR family transcriptional regulator → MTSAPLGLQGAYLLGERASHDELRSRLLDVAVNLLETDGPDSLTMRRIAAEAGCTTTVIYTMFGNREGLAEALYLEGFERFRRLLEAVPQRRNPLEHLHALGPAYRQACLAEPGYYSLMFERAIPGFEPSERARTLARAALNILDRVIADCISAGYLVPTQPRKIADALWAAAHGAISLERAGHLRDGRTYEAVTTATICCYLVQKP, encoded by the coding sequence ATGACCTCGGCGCCTTTGGGGCTGCAGGGCGCTTACCTTCTGGGTGAGCGCGCCAGCCACGACGAACTTCGTTCCCGCCTCCTCGACGTGGCGGTGAACCTTCTCGAGACCGACGGTCCCGACAGTCTGACCATGCGCAGGATCGCCGCCGAGGCGGGCTGTACGACGACCGTCATCTACACCATGTTCGGCAATCGGGAGGGCTTGGCGGAAGCGCTCTATCTGGAGGGGTTCGAGCGCTTCCGCCGCCTCCTGGAAGCCGTGCCGCAGCGGCGGAACCCGCTGGAGCACCTCCACGCGCTCGGGCCGGCGTACCGGCAGGCCTGCCTGGCCGAGCCCGGCTACTACAGCCTGATGTTCGAGCGGGCCATCCCCGGCTTCGAGCCCAGCGAGCGTGCCAGGACCCTGGCACGGGCGGCGCTGAACATCCTCGATCGGGTGATCGCCGACTGCATCTCGGCGGGATACCTGGTGCCGACCCAGCCCCGCAAGATCGCCGACGCGCTGTGGGCGGCGGCGCACGGGGCGATCAGTTTGGAACGCGCCGGTCACCTGCGCGATGGGCGCACCTATGAGGCGGTCACCACGGCGACCATCTGCTGCTACCTGGTGCAGAAGCCGTAG
- a CDS encoding PucR family transcriptional regulator yields MVRRMGLRLLAGPTSLTAVVRWVAVSELADPTPYLEGDELLLTTGMRLEADVSGYVARLVARGVAGLGFGVGVSHEEVPPALVEAADQAGLPLLEVPRETPFIAIGKAVSELLAAEQYEEITRAFAAQGRLTRAALRPEGMHAVIDRLAKEVGGWAALLDETGEVRHATRGAPTHAVTAELTRLRTGRPPAEVRWPTGEGRVPASLALSGPGEHIVVQPLGGGVRPRGFFAVGAEQPFSPVTHTVINAAGSLLTLAVEQGRTHLAAERRTRSAVLALLLAGAADQAHAVLTPLGGRLPEAPLLVLATDAGALDTLETHAFTAILDDAVGAGVATGPMAVALVPEAAADLVALEVDGPVGISLRSGYDPASLRGALDQARRALDAARSRPATAVRFGELAGQGLLGLLDPSAAQAFSAALLAPLTEYGSRADLVESLRAYLDCNGHWDAAAQRLGVHRHTLRYRMKRVAELLGRDLDDPGVRAELWLALQATASAPGSSRWSPW; encoded by the coding sequence GTGGTCCGTCGCATGGGCCTGCGGCTTCTGGCCGGTCCCACGTCGTTGACGGCGGTGGTGCGCTGGGTGGCGGTCAGCGAGCTCGCCGACCCGACGCCGTACCTGGAGGGCGACGAGCTGCTGCTCACGACGGGGATGCGCCTGGAAGCCGACGTATCCGGATATGTCGCCCGGCTTGTGGCGCGCGGGGTCGCCGGGCTCGGCTTTGGGGTGGGAGTCTCGCACGAAGAGGTGCCCCCCGCGCTTGTCGAGGCCGCCGACCAGGCCGGGCTGCCGCTGCTGGAAGTGCCGCGCGAGACGCCGTTCATCGCGATCGGCAAGGCGGTGAGTGAGCTGCTGGCCGCCGAGCAGTACGAGGAGATCACCCGCGCCTTCGCCGCCCAGGGCCGTCTGACGCGGGCGGCGCTCCGGCCGGAAGGCATGCACGCGGTCATCGACCGGCTGGCCAAGGAGGTCGGCGGCTGGGCGGCGCTGCTCGACGAGACCGGCGAGGTGCGCCACGCCACCCGCGGCGCCCCCACGCACGCCGTCACCGCCGAGCTGACCCGCCTCCGCACGGGCCGCCCGCCGGCCGAGGTGCGATGGCCCACCGGAGAGGGCCGGGTGCCGGCGAGTCTGGCGTTGTCGGGGCCGGGGGAGCACATTGTGGTGCAGCCGCTGGGCGGTGGGGTGCGGCCGCGCGGGTTTTTCGCCGTCGGGGCCGAGCAGCCGTTCTCGCCCGTCACCCACACGGTGATCAACGCCGCGGGATCCCTGCTCACCCTCGCGGTGGAGCAGGGCAGAACCCACCTGGCCGCCGAGCGGCGCACCCGCTCGGCGGTGCTCGCGCTGCTGCTGGCCGGCGCGGCCGACCAGGCGCACGCCGTGCTGACGCCGCTCGGCGGCCGGCTGCCCGAGGCGCCGCTGCTGGTGCTCGCGACCGACGCCGGCGCGCTCGACACGCTGGAAACGCATGCCTTCACGGCGATCCTCGACGACGCCGTGGGCGCCGGTGTCGCCACCGGGCCGATGGCCGTCGCCCTCGTGCCCGAGGCCGCGGCGGACCTGGTGGCGCTGGAGGTGGATGGGCCGGTGGGCATCAGCCTGCGCTCAGGCTACGACCCCGCGTCCCTGCGAGGCGCCCTCGACCAGGCCAGACGCGCCTTGGATGCGGCCAGAAGCCGCCCGGCGACGGCGGTGCGCTTCGGCGAACTGGCCGGTCAGGGTCTGCTCGGGCTGCTCGACCCATCGGCCGCCCAGGCGTTCTCGGCCGCGCTCCTGGCCCCCCTCACCGAGTACGGCTCCCGGGCCGATCTGGTCGAGTCGCTGCGCGCGTACCTGGACTGCAACGGCCACTGGGACGCGGCCGCCCAGCGCCTCGGCGTGCATCGGCACACGCTGCGCTACCGCATGAAACGGGTCGCGGAACTGCTGGGACGCGACCTCGACGACCCGGGCGTGCGCGCCGAGCTGTGGCTGGCGCTCCAAGCTACGGCTTCTGCACCAGGTAGCAGCAGATGGTCGCCGTGGTGA
- the gabT gene encoding 4-aminobutyrate--2-oxoglutarate transaminase — protein sequence MSIPQERRVVTAIPGPKSQELLARKQAAVPPGIGTTLPVFVTRAGGGVVEDADGNSLIDFGSGIAVTNVGNAAPKVVERVQRQVADFTHTCFMVTPYESYVQVCEKLNELTPGDHDKRTFLVNSGAEAVENAVKIARHATGRPAVVVFDHGYHGRTLLTMTLTAKNMPYKHRFGPFAPEVYRVPLAYPFRWPSGPENCAEEAAAQAIDMINKQIGAENVAAVVIEPIAGEGGFIVPAKGFLPRIADFCAQNGIVFVADEVQTGFARTGTFFACEDEGVVPDIITTAKGIAGGLPLAAVTGRAEIMDKVHVGGLGGTYGGNPLACEAALGVLETIEEEDLVAKARRIGEIMIPRLKALQERFDVIGDVRGRGAMIAIELVEPGTKEPNPTAVQEIVKRCHAEGLLVLTAGTYGNVLRFLPPLVIPEHLLEEGLGILEKAIAEL from the coding sequence ATGAGCATTCCCCAGGAGCGGCGCGTCGTGACCGCCATCCCCGGCCCCAAGTCCCAGGAGTTGCTGGCCCGCAAGCAGGCCGCCGTGCCACCCGGTATCGGCACCACCCTCCCGGTCTTCGTCACCCGCGCCGGCGGCGGCGTGGTGGAGGACGCCGACGGGAACTCGCTGATCGACTTCGGCTCGGGCATCGCGGTGACGAACGTGGGCAACGCCGCTCCCAAGGTCGTCGAGCGGGTCCAGCGGCAGGTCGCCGACTTCACCCACACCTGTTTCATGGTCACTCCGTACGAGTCGTACGTCCAGGTGTGCGAGAAGCTGAACGAGCTGACGCCGGGCGACCACGACAAGCGCACATTCCTGGTGAACTCCGGCGCCGAGGCCGTGGAGAACGCGGTCAAGATCGCCCGCCACGCCACCGGCAGGCCGGCCGTCGTGGTGTTCGACCACGGTTACCACGGCCGCACGCTGCTCACGATGACGCTGACGGCCAAGAACATGCCGTACAAGCACCGTTTCGGGCCGTTCGCGCCGGAGGTCTACCGGGTGCCGCTGGCGTACCCGTTCCGCTGGCCGAGCGGGCCGGAGAACTGCGCGGAAGAGGCCGCCGCGCAGGCCATCGACATGATCAACAAGCAGATCGGCGCGGAGAACGTGGCCGCCGTGGTGATCGAGCCCATCGCCGGCGAGGGCGGCTTCATCGTGCCGGCCAAGGGCTTCCTGCCGCGCATCGCGGACTTCTGCGCACAGAACGGGATCGTGTTCGTGGCCGACGAGGTCCAGACGGGCTTCGCCAGGACCGGCACGTTCTTCGCCTGCGAGGACGAGGGCGTGGTCCCCGACATCATCACCACCGCCAAGGGCATCGCGGGCGGCCTGCCGCTGGCCGCGGTGACCGGCCGGGCGGAGATCATGGACAAGGTGCACGTCGGCGGGCTCGGCGGCACGTACGGCGGCAATCCCCTCGCCTGCGAGGCCGCGCTCGGCGTGCTGGAGACCATCGAGGAGGAGGACCTGGTCGCCAAGGCCCGCCGCATCGGCGAGATCATGATTCCCCGGCTCAAGGCGCTGCAGGAGCGCTTCGACGTCATCGGCGACGTACGCGGCCGGGGCGCCATGATCGCGATCGAGCTGGTCGAGCCCGGCACCAAGGAGCCGAATCCGACCGCCGTACAGGAGATCGTCAAGCGTTGCCATGCCGAGGGCCTGCTGGTGCTGACCGCCGGGACGTACGGCAACGTGCTGCGGTTCCTGCCCCCTCTGGTGATCCCCGAGCACCTCCTCGAGGAAGGCCTCGGCATCCTGGAGAAGGCCATCGCCGAACTCTAG
- a CDS encoding extracellular solute-binding protein translates to MHRRRTYALALAASALVAGMGAAAPKATPTPTPTPTATPTPTATQSDGTLQILTYRGYAEYGGVSPQVNWVGSFEKETGCRIAKLDTVQTAKEMDDQVDKRPYDLVSAGPALAGRLIAEKKVQPIDPAKVSGYEDIDERFRDMMTVPGTSGSGTSGSGTSDKVYGVPYLWGYHEFIYDPAKVKGELKEAFSSERTALKNSPLTIADAALATGDDEKPFELSKDQLDRATALLEGVKERTYWTSPIDLVKGFATGSLDYAQATPYYRLLLQKAGLPVKALDTRETTGWVDSWMLGAGVPDTTCAYRWLTWMTAPNAQRDAAAWAGLAPANDKACKGRAKSVCELYGVGKPKRIDRVTFAVRPPGDCRAEDGECPDYAAWSKWWQELVK, encoded by the coding sequence GTGCATCGCCGCCGTACGTATGCCTTGGCGCTCGCCGCATCGGCGCTGGTCGCCGGCATGGGCGCGGCGGCCCCCAAAGCCACGCCCACCCCCACCCCCACCCCCACGGCAACGCCCACTCCCACGGCCACGCAGAGCGACGGCACGCTGCAGATCCTCACCTACCGCGGCTACGCCGAGTACGGCGGCGTCAGCCCCCAGGTCAACTGGGTGGGCTCGTTCGAGAAGGAGACCGGCTGCCGGATCGCCAAGCTCGACACCGTGCAGACCGCTAAAGAGATGGACGACCAGGTCGACAAACGGCCCTACGACCTCGTCTCCGCCGGGCCCGCGCTGGCCGGGCGGCTCATCGCCGAGAAAAAGGTGCAGCCCATCGACCCGGCCAAGGTCAGCGGCTACGAGGACATCGACGAGCGCTTCCGCGACATGATGACAGTGCCGGGCACGTCGGGCTCGGGCACGTCGGGCTCGGGCACCTCGGACAAGGTCTACGGGGTGCCCTACCTTTGGGGATACCACGAGTTCATCTACGATCCGGCCAAGGTCAAGGGCGAGCTGAAGGAGGCCTTCTCCTCCGAGCGGACGGCACTGAAGAACAGCCCGCTGACCATCGCCGACGCCGCCCTGGCCACCGGGGACGACGAGAAGCCGTTCGAGCTGAGCAAGGACCAGCTCGACCGGGCGACGGCGCTGCTGGAGGGGGTGAAGGAGCGGACCTACTGGACGAGCCCCATCGATCTGGTCAAGGGGTTCGCCACCGGCTCGCTGGATTACGCGCAGGCCACTCCTTACTATCGCCTGCTGCTGCAGAAGGCCGGCCTGCCGGTCAAGGCCCTCGACACGCGTGAGACCACCGGATGGGTCGACTCATGGATGCTCGGCGCCGGCGTGCCCGACACCACCTGCGCCTATCGGTGGCTCACCTGGATGACCGCGCCCAACGCGCAGCGCGACGCCGCCGCGTGGGCGGGGCTGGCGCCGGCCAATGACAAGGCGTGCAAGGGGCGGGCCAAGTCCGTGTGCGAGCTGTACGGGGTCGGCAAGCCCAAGCGCATCGACCGCGTGACCTTCGCCGTGCGGCCGCCCGGGGATTGCCGCGCGGAAGACGGGGAATGCCCTGACTATGCCGCCTGGTCCAAATGGTGGCAGGAACTCGTCAAGTGA
- a CDS encoding CoA-acylating methylmalonate-semialdehyde dehydrogenase codes for MKTVNHWINGALGDGSGRTAELFNPATGEVSGHVALASVADVDAAVAAAVAAFPAWRDASLVKRSQVLFRFRELMYAHRDELAALISAEHGKVHSDALGEVARGLEVVEFACGIPHLLKGGYSEGVSTRVDSYSIRQPLGVVAGITPFNFPAMVPMWMYPIAIACGNTFILKPSEKDPSASLLMARLWQEAGLPDGVFNVVQGDKVAVDRLLEHPDVRGVSFVGSTPIARYVYETGTAHGKRVQALGGAKNHMLVLPDADLDLVADSAVSAGFGSAGERCMAISVVLAVDPIGDELVQKIVERVDKLVIGPGDDPKSEMGPLVTAAHRDKVASYLDLGVEEGAKLVVDGRETPVLGGGKAAGTPGFWLGPTVLDHVPAGSRTHTDEIFGPVLSIVRVGSYEEGLEVINGGVYGNGTAIFTNDGGAARRFQNEVEVGMVGINVPIPVPMAFYSFGGWKSSLFGDTHVHGTEGVHFYTRGKVVTSRWLDPSHGGVSLGFPTNS; via the coding sequence GTGAAGACCGTCAACCATTGGATCAACGGGGCGCTGGGGGACGGCTCCGGCCGCACCGCCGAGCTGTTCAACCCCGCCACCGGCGAGGTCTCCGGGCACGTCGCGCTCGCCTCGGTGGCCGACGTGGACGCGGCCGTGGCGGCCGCCGTCGCCGCCTTCCCCGCCTGGCGGGACGCGTCGCTGGTCAAGCGGTCCCAGGTGCTCTTCCGCTTCCGCGAGCTCATGTACGCCCACCGCGACGAGCTGGCCGCCCTGATCTCCGCCGAGCACGGCAAGGTGCACTCCGACGCGCTCGGCGAGGTCGCCCGCGGGCTGGAGGTCGTGGAGTTCGCCTGCGGCATCCCGCACCTGCTCAAGGGCGGCTACTCCGAAGGCGTCTCGACCCGGGTCGACTCCTACTCGATCCGCCAGCCGCTCGGGGTCGTGGCCGGCATCACGCCGTTCAACTTCCCCGCCATGGTGCCGATGTGGATGTACCCGATCGCGATCGCCTGCGGGAACACCTTCATCCTCAAGCCTTCGGAAAAGGATCCCTCCGCGTCGCTGCTCATGGCGCGGCTCTGGCAGGAGGCCGGGCTGCCCGACGGCGTCTTCAACGTCGTGCAGGGCGACAAGGTCGCCGTCGACCGGCTGCTCGAGCACCCCGACGTGCGGGGCGTGTCGTTCGTCGGGTCCACCCCGATCGCCAGATACGTCTACGAGACCGGCACGGCGCACGGCAAGCGCGTGCAGGCCCTCGGCGGCGCCAAGAACCACATGCTCGTGCTCCCGGACGCCGACCTCGACCTGGTGGCGGACTCGGCGGTGTCCGCGGGGTTCGGCTCGGCGGGGGAGCGGTGCATGGCGATCTCCGTCGTGCTGGCTGTGGACCCGATCGGCGACGAGCTCGTCCAGAAGATCGTGGAGCGGGTCGACAAGCTGGTGATCGGACCCGGCGACGACCCGAAGTCCGAGATGGGGCCGCTGGTCACCGCGGCGCACCGCGACAAGGTCGCCTCCTACCTGGACCTCGGCGTCGAAGAGGGTGCCAAGCTGGTCGTGGACGGCCGCGAGACGCCCGTGCTCGGCGGTGGCAAGGCGGCCGGCACGCCCGGCTTCTGGCTCGGCCCGACGGTGCTCGACCACGTGCCCGCCGGCTCGCGCACGCACACGGACGAGATCTTCGGCCCGGTGCTGTCGATCGTGCGCGTCGGCTCGTACGAGGAAGGGCTGGAGGTCATCAACGGCGGCGTCTACGGCAACGGCACCGCGATCTTCACCAACGACGGCGGTGCGGCCCGGCGGTTCCAGAACGAGGTCGAGGTCGGCATGGTCGGCATCAACGTGCCCATCCCGGTGCCGATGGCCTTCTATAGCTTCGGCGGCTGGAAGTCCTCGCTCTTCGGCGACACGCACGTGCACGGCACCGAGGGCGTGCACTTCTACACCCGCGGCAAGGTCGTCACCTCCCGCTGGCTCGACCCCTCCCACGGAGGGGTGAGCCTGGGGTTCCCCACGAACAGCTGA